The sequence CGGGTCTTGCACTCCACCGGCTCCGTTCGCAAGACGGACCCGGCAGGCAGGGTGCGGAGCCGGCGTCTGAATGCCGGTGGGTGGGGACGATTCCGATTTCGCCCGTGATGCAGACAGCGTCCCGGTGGCCGAATCACATCGTCTAAGGAGTTCCGCATCAGCGATCCCCGTACCAATGAGCGCATCCGCGTCCCCGAGGTCCGCCTCGTCGGCCCCGCGGGTGAGCAGATCGGCGTCGTCCGCATCGAGGCAGCGCTGCGCCTCGCGCAGGAAGCCGATCTCGACCTCGTCGAGGTCGCCCCCAACTCGAAGCCGCCCGTCGTCAAGATCATGGACTACGGCAAGTTCAAGTACGAGGCCGCCCAGAAGGAAAAGGAAGCGCGCCGCAACCAGGCGAACACGATCCTCAAGGAAGTCCGCTTCCGTCTGAAGATCGAGGCTCATGACTACACGACCAAGCTGAAGCGCGCCGAGGGCTTCCTCAAGGCCGGCGACAAGGTCAAGGCCATGATCCTGTTCCGCGGTCGTGAGCAGTCGCGTCCCGAGCAGGGTGTGCGTCTGCTGCGCAAGTTCGCCGAAGACGTGGCCGAGCTCGGAACAGTCGAGTCGAACCCGACCATCGACGGTCGCAACATGGTCATGATCGTGGCTCCGCTGAAGAGCAAGTCCGAGGCCAAGCAGGAGCAGAACGCGGTTCGCGACGCACAGCGCGCGGCGAACAAGCAGGCATCCCGCGACGCCAGGAGCGATGCCGACGCACCGGCAGAAGCTGCCGCGGAGTAGATCCGCCCCAGAACTCCCGCACCGCGGGTTGACACCGTCGCCTGAGAAGGCGCCATACGAAGGAAGAGAAGATGCCGAAGCAGAAGACCCACTCGGGTGCTAAGAAGCGCTTCAAGATCACCGGCAGCGGCAAGCTGAAGAAGCAGCAGGCCGGGATGCGCCACAACCTCGAGCACAAGTCGAGCCGTCGCACCCGTCGTCTGAACCAGGACCAGGTGCTCTCGAAGGCTGACACCAAGGTCGCGAAGAAGCTTCTCGGCCGCTGACGCGCGCCCGAACGCACGAATAGGAACACAGGAAAATGGCAAGAGTCAAGCGGGCAGTAAACGCCCACAAGAAGCGCCGGGTCATCCTCGAGCGCGCAAAGGGTTACCGCGGTCAGCGTTCGCGCCTCTACCGCAAGGCCAAAGAGCAGGTCATCCACTCGCTGGTCTACTCGTACCGTGACCGTCGCAAGCGCAAGGGTGACTTCCGTCGCCTCTGGATCCAGCGCATCAACGCTGCGGCTCGCCAGAACGGCATCACGTACAACCGCTTCATCCAGGGCCTCGGCCTCGCGGGTGTCACCGTCGACCGTCGCATGCTCGCCGACCTCGCGGTCAACGACGCTGCCACGTTCACGACGCTGGTCGAGACGGCGAAGAAGGCTCTGCCCTCCGACGTCAACGCACCGAAGTCGGCTGCGTAAGCATCTCGCTTCCTACGGGCGTCTTCCTTCGGGGAGGCGCCCGTTTCGCGTATCCGGCACCCGCGGTGACCCTAGACTGTGAACGTGCTGGAGAACCCCCGTTCGCCCCGAGTCCGTGCTGTCGCGAAGCTGACCAAGCGCAGCGCGCGAACCGAGACGGGCCTGTTCCTTCTGGAAGGTCCGCAGTCGGTGCGTGAAGCACTCACGTATCGCCCGGAGGCGATCGTCGAGCTGTTCGCGACGCCGAGCGGGTGGGAGAAGCACCCGGACATCCGTGCCAAGGCCGCCGACGCCGACATCGACGTCGAGTACGTCACCGAGTACGTATTGAACGCGATGGCCGACACGGTCACTCCGCAGGGATTGGTCGCCGTCGTCCAGCAGACACCGACCTCGGTGCGTGACATCTTCGATGCCTCGCCTCGTCTCGTGGCGATCTGCGAAGAGGTGCGCGACCCCGGGAACCTGGGCACGATCATCCGCGCGGCCGATGCGGCGGGCGCGGATGCCGTCGTGCTGACCGGCCGGACCGTCGATCCGTACAACCCGAAGGTCGTGCGCGCCACGACCGGGTCGCTGTTCCACCTCCCGGTCTCGGTCGGGGGAGACCTCGCCGACGTCGTGAAGCGCGCGCACGCCGCGGGTCTGCGCATCCTCGCCGCCGACGTGAAGGGCGCCGATCTGCTGGAAGCCCGCGCGGACGGAGTGCTCGCCGAGCCGACCGGATGGCTGTTCGGAAACGAGGCGCGGGGTCTGGAAGACGATGCCCTCGCCTTGGCCGACCAGGTGCTGCGGCTGCCGATCTTCGGCAAGGCCGAATCCCTCAATCTGGCGACCGCTGCGAGCGTCTGCCTGTACGAGAGCGCCTTCGCACAGCGGGCGACCTCTGTCGGCTGACGTCCGGCCGACGAAGGAAGCGGGTCACAGGGTCGATGAGGATTCTGATCGTCGAAGACGACGACCGTGTCGCTGGGGCGCTCGAAGCATTCCTCGCGCGGTCGGGCTACGCGACCGTGCGCGCCTCCGATGGGGCGTCGGCGCTGGCTCTCCTCGGCGCTGACACCGAGGTCGTGCTCCTCGATCTGGGACTCCCCGACATGGACGGCGTCGACCTGTGCCGCCGCATCCGCGGACGCTCCGAGGTTCCGATCATGATCGTGACCGCGCGCAACCAGGTCGCCGAGCGCATCAAGGGACTGCGTGCCGGCGCCGATGACTTCGTGGTGAAGCCCTATGACGTGCATGAGCTTCTGGCCAGGATCGAGGCCGTGACCCGGCGTTCGCGGCCGATGCGCCCGGATTCCGACGCGCGGGTGCTGCTCCTCGGGGGCTCGCTGGAGATCGACCTCGTCGGGCGGCAGGTCCTGGTCGACGGTGCGCCGATCGAGCTCACCCGCAAGGAGTTCGACATCATCGCGGTGCTCGCACG is a genomic window of Microbacterium maritypicum containing:
- the infC gene encoding translation initiation factor IF-3; this translates as MTSSKEFRISDPRTNERIRVPEVRLVGPAGEQIGVVRIEAALRLAQEADLDLVEVAPNSKPPVVKIMDYGKFKYEAAQKEKEARRNQANTILKEVRFRLKIEAHDYTTKLKRAEGFLKAGDKVKAMILFRGREQSRPEQGVRLLRKFAEDVAELGTVESNPTIDGRNMVMIVAPLKSKSEAKQEQNAVRDAQRAANKQASRDARSDADAPAEAAAE
- the rpmI gene encoding 50S ribosomal protein L35, with translation MPKQKTHSGAKKRFKITGSGKLKKQQAGMRHNLEHKSSRRTRRLNQDQVLSKADTKVAKKLLGR
- the rplT gene encoding 50S ribosomal protein L20 is translated as MARVKRAVNAHKKRRVILERAKGYRGQRSRLYRKAKEQVIHSLVYSYRDRRKRKGDFRRLWIQRINAAARQNGITYNRFIQGLGLAGVTVDRRMLADLAVNDAATFTTLVETAKKALPSDVNAPKSAA
- a CDS encoding RNA methyltransferase gives rise to the protein MLENPRSPRVRAVAKLTKRSARTETGLFLLEGPQSVREALTYRPEAIVELFATPSGWEKHPDIRAKAADADIDVEYVTEYVLNAMADTVTPQGLVAVVQQTPTSVRDIFDASPRLVAICEEVRDPGNLGTIIRAADAAGADAVVLTGRTVDPYNPKVVRATTGSLFHLPVSVGGDLADVVKRAHAAGLRILAADVKGADLLEARADGVLAEPTGWLFGNEARGLEDDALALADQVLRLPIFGKAESLNLATAASVCLYESAFAQRATSVG
- a CDS encoding response regulator transcription factor; the encoded protein is MRILIVEDDDRVAGALEAFLARSGYATVRASDGASALALLGADTEVVLLDLGLPDMDGVDLCRRIRGRSEVPIMIVTARNQVAERIKGLRAGADDFVVKPYDVHELLARIEAVTRRSRPMRPDSDARVLLLGGSLEIDLVGRQVLVDGAPIELTRKEFDIIAVLARYPGVAVPKERLIREVWNTDWRGFGHSLEVHVGAIRKKTRSRGVIETVRGVGYRLVGS